The Streptococcus respiraculi sequence TATGTTAAATATAGCACCTTAAAAAATACCTTCCCTATACTTAAAAAAATACCTCTACCTTAAAAAACGAAAGGAGCCCCTATGCAAGCAAGAGCAGACCGCAAAGGAAAACACCGGGTGGCCTTTGAAAAGAACAAGAAGGTTATTTTAAAAACTCGTAATACTTGTGGTATCTGTGGTAATCCAGTTGATAAGAGTTTGAGGTATCCTCATCCACTCAGTCCAGTAATTGACCACATCATTCCAGTCATCAAGAATGGTCATCCATCAGACATAGATAACTTACAGCTTGCGCATTGGCAATGTAATAGACAGAAGTCTGATAAGTTGTATGCTGATGAGCGAGCAAGTGATACAAAAGTGATTGGAAATCGCAATCTTCCACAGAGTTGCGATTGGACTTTATACAAAGGATAATGCAATGAAAATGTATAGAGATGAAAAAATGAAAATCTTGCAGTCTTGTCAGAAAGGGGGGGATACCACCCTCCCCTTAGAGGCTCGCGAGCTTCACGCCGTCACTATGCATTTTTTCTCGTGCCAAATGAAAGGAAAATGGAAATTGGAACTAAAAGGGATTAGTTATCTTAGATCTAAGCTGTCTTCGGTGAAGCAACGGGTGGATTTGAGGTATAAGCAGTATGCGATGCAACATCAGGAGTCTCCGATAGGGATTACGATTCCAGCGGAGATTCGTAGGCAGTATCAGGCTGTTCTTGGTTGGTGTGCGAAGGGTGTGGATAGCTTGGCAGACAGGCTGGTCTTTCGTGAGTTTGCCAATGATGATTTTGAGGTGAATGACATCTTTCGGCAGAACAATCCGGATGTCTTTTTTGATAGTGTGGTTTTGTCTGCTTTGATTGGGGCTTGTAGTTTTGTCTATGTCTCAAAGGGAGAAGACGGTGAGCCTCGGTTACAGGTTATTGAGGCAAGCAATGCGACGGGTATTCTTAGTCCGATTACGGGGTTGTTGACGGAAGGATATGCAGTCTTACAGCGTGATGAGTATGGTAGGCCTTTGCAAGAAGCCTACTTTACATCGGATTGGACGCTTTATATTCAGAATGGGAAGCATACTCCTGTCAAGAATGAGACTGGGGTTCCTTTGCTGGTGCCGATTATTCATCGTCCTGATGCGGTGCGTCCGTTTGGTCGTTCTCGGATTACGAGGGCTGGGATGTACTATCAGAGGTATGCGAAGCGTACGTTGGAGCGGGCTGATGTGACGGCGGAGTTTTATTCGTTTCCGCAGAAGTATGTTTTGGGGACGGATCCTGATATGGAGAAGTTGGATAAATGGCAGGCGACGGTTTCTAGTTTGTTGCAGTTTTCGAAGGACGAGGACGGGGACAAGCCAACGGTTGGTCAGTTTACGACTTCTAGCATGTCGCCTTTTACGGAGCAATTGCGGACGGCAGCGGCTGGTTTTGCGGGTGAAATGGGCTTGACCTTGGATGATTTGGGCTTTGTGTCGGATAATCCGTCATCGGTCGAGGCTATCAAGGCAAGTCATGAGAATTTGCGGTTGGCTGGTCGGAAGGCGCAACGGTCGCTCGGGTCTGGGTTGTTAAATGTGGCCTATGTGGCGGCGTGTTTGCGTGATGGATACCCTTATTTACGTAGCCAGTTCATGAAGTTGGTTCCGAAGTGGGAGCCGTTATTCGAAGCGGATGCGACAACCTTGACTATGCTGGGTGATGGTGTCATTAAAATCAATCAGTCCTTGCCTGGTTATATCACTGGGGAGACAATCCGTGATTTGACGGGTATTCGTGGGGATGAGTCGGCTGTGCCGGTGGTTCCCAAGGAGAAGGTAGATGAATGAGGATATTGTACCGAACTTACTAGCGTCTATTCAGGCGGATTTTGAAAAGGCTTATGGCAAGAGTGAAGTGGTGGCGGCTGCTTTTGAGGCTTTGAAGGCTAAGCAAGCGACCTATAAGACGGTCAATGATTTGGCGATTGAGGTTGGCGAAATTTTGTCTGAGGCTCTGGGAGCTTCTCTAAGCGCCGATAAGTTGCCAGACGGTAAAATGTATTATAATATCGCGAAACGTTTGTTAGAGGAGACGCTGGGGCAGAATTTTGAGCTTGTCAGCGGTTATGCGAGAGATGTTCAGCAATTGTTAAATGAAAAGGCTGGTTTGGGCTTAAAAGCGCAAGTGCCGTCTTTGAATCAAGATAAGATTGACGGCTTGGTCAATCGTTTGTCTACCGCAGATGATTTCGAGAGTGTGAAATGGCTCTTGGGTGATCCAATTGTGACGTTTACGCAGGGGATTGTCGATGATGCTATTCAGGAAAATGTGGATTTTCATGCGAAAGTAGGGCTAAGTCCTAAGATTATCCGCAGGCATACGGGGCATTGTTGCGACTGGTGCCGGAATTTGGCAGGGGTCTACAATTATCCAGATGTACCTAAAGACGTGTATCGGAGGCATGGCAATTGTCGGTGTACTGTTGACTACAAAACAGGCGATGGTAAAAGGAAAAATGTTTGGTCAAAAAAATGGAGTAAAGAAAGCGCTGATGTCTTGGAACAGCGTAAGCAAATAAATAGGGATATTCGTGATAATAACCGCAAGGAAGATATCAAAGAATTTAAGAAAATTGTCGAGGTTTTAGGTGCTAAAAATGCTCCCATATCAGTAGCAAAATTTCAAGATTTGAAGTATAATGATGGTGAGGGATATGAGCGTTTAAAAGATAAGGTTTATATCCAAAAGAATTTCAATGATGGAACTTGGTTGGACAAAATTAATCCTGAAAAACAGGCTCGCCATATTCAGTCGACGGCAGGGGACGGTAAAAGTTACTTTTTTGATAGTGTAGATATTAATGCCTTGTATGATAAATATAAAATGACAGGTAGTATTAGAGAATTAAGAAATGGTACTAAAAGTTCTGATGAGAAAGTTGATTTAATTGAAACTGGCTTAGTTGGTATTGATTTTTTCACTGGAAAACCTGTTAATGCAATGACAATTAAATATAGTAAAACAGGTGTACACTTAATACCAACTTACTATGAAAGGAGAGACTGATGGATTTAAAACAGTACAACAATAAGCAAGTCCAGATAACTGATGTAGATAATAAAATTTTTCAAGGTATTTGTATTTTTGAAGATAAAGACACATATGATGAAGAACAAGATGGTCTGTCAGTTAAGACAGGTTTTAAATGGGTTAAGATTTTTGAATCTGAAATCAAATCAATCGAATTAGTATAAGGCACTTAGCATAATCTAGGTGCTTTTCTTGTGCGCAAAGGAGGAAAAATGTTATACACACTTTGGCAATTCGTTGCCTTTTTATTAGGTATTATATTAGCTGTACTTCTACTGGGAGTTACAGCTGTTGTTATTATTGCAGTTGTAAAAGCTGTCTGTAAGGTAATGAGAGGAGAAAGATCATGAACAAACGGATGAAAAAGAAGTGGTTGATACCACTTCTTGAAAAAAGAGTGGCAGACCTTGAACGCAAGAATGCAGGACTGTTAGCTCAAGTGACTTTGCTTACAGAAGCGCAGGTTTATACTATGAGTCGTGTAGAACGGCTTGAAGAACAAGTATCTAAAAACGCTGAGGGAACGAATAAGAACTGTGAGGAGTTACGAGCTGAAGTAGCTTCAAATACGAGCGCTATTTCAATTGCTAGTGAAGAAATCAAGGCTGGTTCTATCGCTTCAAATGGGAAAGCCATTGTGAAAGCTATCCAGAAGGTTGCCTTGGAGTCTGAAAAGATAAAGGGCAGTAAGTTGTTTTCTAAAAACGGCAAGACAATCTTAGATGTCTTGACTGGTAGATTGACGTTTAAAGAGTAAATGGACACGGGCTAAAAGCTCGTTGTATCTTCATTTTGCCTAAAACGTGCTGAGGGCGTTAAAAGCTGCATGGTAGTTGATACGATTGAAAGGACAGGTTATGGCTAGGATTAAGAAAAAACTTGGCAATCAAAATCCTACTCAATCGGTAATTCTTCCATATACTAAAAAGAAATCATTGTCAAAAGAGGCGGTGGAGATTTATGAGCGGACGGGCTTGTCTTGCTACGCTTGGCAGGTCAATCTTTTACGGCCAATCATGGCGGTAGATAAGTCTGGCTTGTGGGTACATCAGAAGTTTGGCTACTCGATTCCTCGGCGAAATGGGAAGTCGGAAATCCTCTATATGCTGGAGCTATGGGGCTTGGAGCATGGGTTGAATATTCTTCATACGGCTCACCGTATCAGCACGTCGCATTCGTCTTTTGAGAAGGTCAAGCGTTATCTGGAAAAGATGGGCTATGTGGACGGGGAGGATTTTAATTCTATTCGTGCCAAAGGTCAAGAGCGCATTGAGCTTTACAAGTCTGGCGGTGTGGTGCAGTTCCGTACTAGGACTTCCAATGGGGGTCTTGGTGAGGGATTTGATTTGCTGATCATTGATGAGGCTCAGGAATACACGACTGAGCAGGAATCTGCCCTCAAGTACACCGTGACAGATAGTGACAATCCGATGACAGTCATGTGTGGTACTCCGCCAACGCCAGTCTCAAGCGGGACAGTTTTCACCAAATACCGTAGCGCTTGTTTATTTGGGAAATCCAAGTATTCGGGCTGGGCTGAGTGGTCCGTTGATACGGAAAGAGAGATTGACGATGTGGAGGCTTGGTATAATTCCAATCCTTCTATGGGCTACCACTTGAACGAACGGAAGATTGAGGCAGAGCTTGGCGAAGATAAGCTAGACCACAATGTTCAGCGTTTGGGGTATTGGCCACAGTACAATCAAAAGTCTGCTATCTCTGAAACGGAGTGGGAATCCTTGAAGGTTTCTCATCTTCCTGCTTTTTCTGGTCCGTTATTTGTCGGCATCAAGTATGGTCAAGACGGTACGAATGTCGCTATGAGCGTGGCAGTACGGACGGAGGAAGGGCAGGTCTTTGTAGAGGTGATTGATTGTCAATCGGTCAGAAATGGCAATCAGTGGATGATCCATTTCTTGAAGAAGGCAAAAGTCGCTCAGATTGTCGTAGACGGGGCGAGCGGTCAGAAGATTTTAGATGATGAGTTGAAGGATTTTCGCATTAAAAATGTGATTCTGCCAACGGTCAAGGAAATCATTGTCGCTAATAGCATGTGGGAACAGGGGATTTATCAAAAGACCTTGTGTCACGCTGGTCAGCCGTCTTTGTCGAAGGTAGCGACTAACTGCGATAAGCGCAATATTGGCTCCAATGGTGGCTTTGGTTATCGTTCTCATTTTGATGATATGGACATTAGTCTTATGGATAGTGCTTTGCTTGCGCACTGGGCTTGTATGACAACAAAGCCGAAGAAAAAGCAAAAAGTTAGTTATTAAGAGGGCGCTGTTAGGCGTTTTTTTAATGCTTGAAATTACCGAACGCACGGGAAATGCGGAGAAAGGAGACAGATATGTCTGAATTTAAAACGATTGAAACACAGGAAGAATTGGATCGTATTGTGGAAACACGCTTGGCGCGCCAAAAAGAGCGGTTTGCGGATTATGACCAATTGAAAGACCGTGTGAAGGAATTGGAAACGGAAAACGTGGGCTTGAAATCAGCTTTGGAGACTTCTAAGCAGGAATCGGCTTCATCTAGCAAGCAGATTGAGGAATTAGAGGGGAAGGTGGCAGGTTATGAAACAACGGCGCTACGGACTCGGATTGCTCTTCAAAATGGCTTGCCGTATGATTTGGCGGATCGCTTACAGGGAAGTGACGAGGCGGAATTGACAGCTGATGCGGAGCGGTTGGCTGGATTTTTGAAAACAACAGAACCAGTGCCACCGTTGAAGGATATTGAGCCAGCACCAACAGAAGGAAAAACGGGTTGGCATCAATTGCTTAATGGATTAAATAACAAAGGAGAATAACTATGTCAGATTCACTTAAACAAGGAACACTTTACACACCAGACCTCATTACCGATTTGATTTCAAAAGTGCAGGGTAGCTCTGTACTCGCTAAGTTAGCAAATCAGACACCGATTCCATTTGCAGGGGTTGAACAATTTGTTTTCAATCTGGAAGGCAATGCACAGATTGTTGGAGAAGGCGAGCAAAAAGGCGCTGGTAAGGCGACTATGGCAAGCAAGGTTATCAAACCGCTCAAATTTGTTTATCAGGCTCGTATTACAGATGAGTTCAAGAATGCGACAACAGAAAAACAAATTGCCTACATGCAAGCCTTCAATGATGGTTTTGCGAAGATTATTGCTCGTAGTTTTGACCTTGCAGCTCTACACGGACTTGAACCAAAGACCATGACAGATGCGTCATTTAAGGCTACCAACTCGTTTGATGGGGTCATTGATGGCAATGTCGTGACGTTTAGCGCTGACAAAATCGAAGACAATATTGAGTCTGCAGTTGCTGCTATCACTGCTAAAGGCGGTGAGGTGACAGGTTTAGCCCTTTCACCAACAGCGGGTCAAGCCTTGGCTAAAATCAAGGTGAATGGCGTGGCTCAGTATCCAGAATTCCGATTTGGTCAAAATCCAGATAGTTTCTATGGCATGAAGTCAGATGTCAATAAGAATCTTACGACTACTGGTGGTACTGCGAAGAAAGACCATGTGATTGTCGGGGATTTCCAAAATCGTTTCAAGTGGGGTTATGCTGAAAATATCCCACTTGAAATCATTGAGTACGGAGATCCAGACCAAACGGGTCGCGACTTGAAAGCCTATAATGAAATATGCTTGCGTACAGAGGTCTTTATCGGTTGGGGTATTCTTGATAAGGATTCATTTGCTCGTGTAGAGGAGGCATAGGATGAAATATCAAGACAAGAAGACGGGAGCTGTTGTTCTTTGTGATAGTATCTTGTCTGGGGATTGGGTTTTGGTGGACGAGAGTGAGAAGGTGGCTTCTCACTCGTCTTCTGACTTGACGGTTTCTGAGATGAAAGCTGTTTTGGAACAGTTGGGCATTGCTTACCACCCAAAGGCTAAGAAATCGGAAATCTTGGCCTTGTATGAAGAACATGCTGTGTAGAGATTGCCATTCTAGGGCGTTTTCAGCTGATTGGGTGACTAGTTATGCGCGAAAACGCCGTAGAATCAAGGTTTGAAAGGAGTTTTGATGGACATTTTTGCAACAAAAGATGACTTGGAGCTGATGTGGCGTTCTCTGAAATTCGATGAGGAGGAGAGGGCAGAAGCCTTGTTAAAGGTGGTTTCTGATTCGCTACGAGTTGAAGCTGAGAAAGTTGGGAAAGACTTGGACAAGATGGCAGAGGAGCGACCTTCGTATGCAACGGTCTTGAAATCTGTTACGGTGGACATTGTGGCTAGGACCTTGATGACTTCGACAGACCAAGAACCGATGACGCAAGTCGCAGAGAGTGCTATGGGGTATTCGTGGAGTGGTTCTTATCTAGTACCTGGTGGCGGTCTTTTTATCAAGGATTCAGAATTGAAGCGCCTTGGACTGAAAAAGCAGAGATATGGGGTGATTGACATCTATGGGACATCTTAAAGGAATACCTGTTGTTTTAATTGACAAGGTAGAGGCTGGTCGTGATCCATTTGGTAAAATCACTTATCAAGATAAGGAAGTTACGGTGGAAAATGTATTGGTTGCTCCGACTGATTCGGAGAATGTCATCAATCAGCTCAATCTGACTGGCAAGAAGGCTATCTATACGCTTGGTATTCCCAAAGGTGATCAGCATGATTGGGAGGACAAGGAAGTCCGCTTTTTCAATCAACGCTGGCGGACTTTTGGGATTCCGCTAGAAGGGATTGAAGCTATGATTCCCTTGTCTTGGAACAAGAAAGTGATGGTAGAGCGCTATGAGTAAGATGCGATTTGAGCTCAATCGTAAGGGAGTTGCTGACTTGATGAAATCGGCTGAGATGCAGACGGTTTTACAGCAGGAGGCAACAGCCATTCGAAACCGATGTGGTGATGGCTATGAGCAGGACATCTATGTCGGTAAAAATCGTGCGAATGCCATGGTTAGTGCTGAGAGTTTTAAAGCTCGGAAAGATAACTCGAAAAATAATACGTTACTAAAGGCGGTGCATTAAATGATTGAAGTTGTGATAAAAGACTATCTTGACGGTCATTTAGATGTACCGTCTTTTTTTGAACATGAAGGTAAGATGCCTTCAACATACGTCTTGATAGAGAAAACGAGTGGAAGAATGCAAAATCAGCTAAAATCAGCAACCTTTGCTTTTCAAAGCTATGCTCCGTCGATGTATGAAGCAGCGTTATTAAATGAACAGGTCAAAACGGCGGTAGACAGGCTCGTAGAGCTAGATACTATCAGCGGGGTTCATTTGAATAGCGATTATAACTTTACAGATACAGCCATGAAGGCTTATCGTTATCAGGCTGTTTTTGATATTAACTATTACTAGGAGGAAATCAAATGTCAAATGCAACAAATGTAACGGCTGCAAAGCCGAAAGTTGGTGGTGCGATTTATTCTGCACCACTCGGAACTAAATTGCCTACGAATGCAACAAGTAAGCTAGATGCAGCTTTTGTCGCTTTAGGCTATGTGTCAGAAGATGGCGCTACAAACTCAAATTCTCCTTCAAGCGAAAACATTAAGGCTTGGGGAGGGGATACGGTCAACTCTGTTCAGACAGAAAAAGAAGATACCTTTTCTTATACGTTGATTGAGGCATTGAATGTCGATGTGCTGAAAGAAGTGTATGGTAATGAGAATGTTTCTGGTGATTTATCAACTGGAATTACCATTACAGCCAACTCAAAAGAATTGAAGGAACACTGTATCATCATTGAAATGCTTTTGAAGGGCGGAGCCATGAAACGGATCGTGCTACCGTGTGCAAAGGTTTCTGAAGTAGGTGAAATCAGCTATAAAGATGGTGAAAATGTCGGCTATGAAATAACAATACAGGCTTTGCCGGACGAACATGAAAACACTCACTATGAGTATATTCAAGCGGCTAAACCAACGGTGGGAGGATAAGCATGTTAAAAGGAACAACGGAATCAGGATTTTCATTTGAAATTAGTGAAGAGCGCTTGGATAACTATGAATTGTTAGAAGCAATGGCAGAGGTGGACGATAATCCTCTGCTTTATTCTAAAGTTGTCAAATTGCTACTGGGTGATGAACAGGCTAAAAAGCTGAAGGAGCATTTGCGCAATGAGAATGGGTTTATCCCAAACGCTTTGATTGGTAACGAGATTAGAGATATTTTCGAGTCGGTCAAAGAATTAAAAAACTCTTAGTCCTCATCAAGATGATTCAGACTGATGAAGAGGCGTTGATTTGTGACTTGGCTGAAACGTATCATATAGTGGATTATCAAGCATTGCCCGCTAGTAAGGTGGCTATTCTAGCGGGTGGTTTACGAGATGATTCAAGAATTAAGATGATTCTTTCTCATCAAGAGATTGCTTTTGATACGTTGGTCTTAGCTGGAATCTTAGACCGATTAAGTCTGTTGTACTGGGCACAGACGAAAGATGGTCAAAAAGGGGCAAATCCGCCGGTTTCTATTGTGAACAAACTGCTCCACAAGGAAGTTGAGAGACAAGAATTGGTCTTTTCATCTGGTGAGGATTTTGAAAAAGCGAAACGGGCACTACTAGAAAAGATAGGGGGTGAGAGTCGATGGCAACTGAATTAGGCAAGGCATACGTGCAGATTGTACCTTCGGCTAAAGGTATTAGCGGAGCTATCCAAAATGTTATGGGTCCAGAAGCTGAATCGGCAGGTAAAAGTGCAGGGCTGAGCTTTGGTTCTACTCTTGTGAAAGCAGTTGGCGGAATTGTGGCAGCCGCAGGGATTGGGAAGCTCTTTTCTGCTAGCTTGATGGAAGGGGCAGACCTCCAGCAATCTATCGGTGGTGTTGAAACATTATTTAAAACTAGTGCTGATACTGTCAAACAGTATGCGAACGAAGCCTATAGAACTACTGGGCTGTCTGCGAATGCCTACATGGAAAGCGTTACGGGTTTTAGCGCTAGCCTGTTGCAATCACTGGGCGGAGATACGGCAAAATCTGCAGAAGTGGCCCACATGGCTATGGTCGATATGTCTGATAACGCCAACAAAATGGGGACTGATATGGGGCTCATCCAAAACGCTTATCAGGGATTTGCCAAGCAGAATTACACGATGCTGGATAATTTGAAGCTTGGTTATGGCGGGACAAAGTCTGAAATGGAACGGTTGCTGGCTGATGCGGAAAAGCTGACCGGTGTTAAGTATGACATCAACAATCTCTCAGATGTGTATTCTGCAATCCATGCCATTCAAGGGAAATTAGATATTACTGGAACAACCGCAAAAGAAGCCTCAACAACTTTTAGTGGCTCATTTGAATCCATGAAGTCTGCTGCTCAAAATGTTCTAGGCAATCTCTCTTTGGGTGCGGATATTGAGCCGTCATTAGTGGCACTGGCTCAAACGACTTCTACCTTTCTTTTTAGTAATTTCTTTCCGATGGTGGGAAATATTTTAAAGGGTTTACCACAGGCTTTTGCGGTTGTTTTTGAAACTGCGGGGCCTATTTTATTGTCTGGTGGTCAGCAAATGCTAGAGCAATTGGGGATTGGTTTTGACAGTGGAATGGCTGGTTTTGGCTCAAAAGTCATGACGACCATTCAACCTGTCATTCAAGGTTTTCAAACTGCTTTTGGGCAATTACCTGGTCTGTTTCAAACGATTGCTAGTTCTGTGGCACCAGTTATTGAAACCATTGCAAATGGCTTTACTCAGTTAGATTTTAGTGGGATTCAAGATTTGATATCTGCTATTATCCCCGCCTTAGAAGCGGGCTTTAGTCGGTTTATGTCGATTGCTGGTCCTGCGATTGATAGTGTGGTTCAATCCTTTGTTGGTTTGTGGAATGCGGCGCAACCATTGATTTCTATACTGGCTGATGCCTTGATGCCAGCTTTTGAAATTCTAGGGTCTTTCCTTGGAGGGGTATTTCAAGGGATTATGATAGGGATTTCAGGTCTGTTTGACGGATTAAAGATTGCGATTGACTTTTTAACGCCAGTTATAGCATTTCTAGTTGATGGTTTGAAGCAATTTGAGCCAGTCTTCAGCATGATTGCTCAGTGGGTCGGCGTTGCCATTGGATTGTTTACTAATTTAGGTTCTATCGGAGAAGGAATGGGTAATATTCTCAAGAATGCATGGTCTAACATTCAATCAGCTGTTCAGACCGCTGGAAATCTTATCAGCACGGCCATCGAGTATATCAAGTTGGCTTTTAGTGGCGCTGGAAACGCTGTAGGTGTTTTGAAAAACATCTTCTCGCTTGCATGGATGGCGATACAAGATGTCGTCAATGTTGCAAAAGGAATTATTGAAGGTGCAATTTCAACCGTTAAGGCTGCCTTCAGCAGTTTCGGTGGCATTGTGTCTAGCGTTGGTGGGAGTGTGACGGGGATTGTCAATAATATCATCTCAACAATCAAAGGACTTGCAAATATTGATATTTCTGGTGCTGGTGCAGCGATTATGAATGGCTTTTTAGGTGGTTTGAAATCTGCTTGGGGAGCTGTGACAGACTTTGTCGGCGGTATTGCAGGCTGGATTGCTGAACATAAGGGGCCGATTTCCTACGATAAGCGGTTGCTGATTCCTGCTGGTAAAGCGATTATGGGTGGACTGAATCAGGGGTTAGTTGCTAACTTTAGAGAGGTTCAATCTACTGTCAGCGGAATGGCTGGAGCTTTGGTGGATTCTTTTGGAGACGATGGGCTAGAAGCTAGTCTGACTAGTGATGTTCGTCAAAGTTTAACTAATGACAACCTGTTAAAAAATTCTATGGGTGTTTCTACTCAATCAGGTCTTTTAGACCGTCTAGCGAGTGTGGAGACGTTACTGCAAGGGATT is a genomic window containing:
- a CDS encoding phage portal protein, giving the protein MELKGISYLRSKLSSVKQRVDLRYKQYAMQHQESPIGITIPAEIRRQYQAVLGWCAKGVDSLADRLVFREFANDDFEVNDIFRQNNPDVFFDSVVLSALIGACSFVYVSKGEDGEPRLQVIEASNATGILSPITGLLTEGYAVLQRDEYGRPLQEAYFTSDWTLYIQNGKHTPVKNETGVPLLVPIIHRPDAVRPFGRSRITRAGMYYQRYAKRTLERADVTAEFYSFPQKYVLGTDPDMEKLDKWQATVSSLLQFSKDEDGDKPTVGQFTTSSMSPFTEQLRTAAAGFAGEMGLTLDDLGFVSDNPSSVEAIKASHENLRLAGRKAQRSLGSGLLNVAYVAACLRDGYPYLRSQFMKLVPKWEPLFEADATTLTMLGDGVIKINQSLPGYITGETIRDLTGIRGDESAVPVVPKEKVDE
- a CDS encoding phage major capsid protein; amino-acid sequence: MSDSLKQGTLYTPDLITDLISKVQGSSVLAKLANQTPIPFAGVEQFVFNLEGNAQIVGEGEQKGAGKATMASKVIKPLKFVYQARITDEFKNATTEKQIAYMQAFNDGFAKIIARSFDLAALHGLEPKTMTDASFKATNSFDGVIDGNVVTFSADKIEDNIESAVAAITAKGGEVTGLALSPTAGQALAKIKVNGVAQYPEFRFGQNPDSFYGMKSDVNKNLTTTGGTAKKDHVIVGDFQNRFKWGYAENIPLEIIEYGDPDQTGRDLKAYNEICLRTEVFIGWGILDKDSFARVEEA
- a CDS encoding phage tail protein; translation: MSNATNVTAAKPKVGGAIYSAPLGTKLPTNATSKLDAAFVALGYVSEDGATNSNSPSSENIKAWGGDTVNSVQTEKEDTFSYTLIEALNVDVLKEVYGNENVSGDLSTGITITANSKELKEHCIIIEMLLKGGAMKRIVLPCAKVSEVGEISYKDGENVGYEITIQALPDEHENTHYEYIQAAKPTVGG
- a CDS encoding capsid assembly scaffolding protein Gp46 family protein, yielding MSEFKTIETQEELDRIVETRLARQKERFADYDQLKDRVKELETENVGLKSALETSKQESASSSKQIEELEGKVAGYETTALRTRIALQNGLPYDLADRLQGSDEAELTADAERLAGFLKTTEPVPPLKDIEPAPTEGKTGWHQLLNGLNNKGE
- a CDS encoding HNH endonuclease, with protein sequence MQARADRKGKHRVAFEKNKKVILKTRNTCGICGNPVDKSLRYPHPLSPVIDHIIPVIKNGHPSDIDNLQLAHWQCNRQKSDKLYADERASDTKVIGNRNLPQSCDWTLYKG
- a CDS encoding terminase, which produces MARIKKKLGNQNPTQSVILPYTKKKSLSKEAVEIYERTGLSCYAWQVNLLRPIMAVDKSGLWVHQKFGYSIPRRNGKSEILYMLELWGLEHGLNILHTAHRISTSHSSFEKVKRYLEKMGYVDGEDFNSIRAKGQERIELYKSGGVVQFRTRTSNGGLGEGFDLLIIDEAQEYTTEQESALKYTVTDSDNPMTVMCGTPPTPVSSGTVFTKYRSACLFGKSKYSGWAEWSVDTEREIDDVEAWYNSNPSMGYHLNERKIEAELGEDKLDHNVQRLGYWPQYNQKSAISETEWESLKVSHLPAFSGPLFVGIKYGQDGTNVAMSVAVRTEEGQVFVEVIDCQSVRNGNQWMIHFLKKAKVAQIVVDGASGQKILDDELKDFRIKNVILPTVKEIIVANSMWEQGIYQKTLCHAGQPSLSKVATNCDKRNIGSNGGFGYRSHFDDMDISLMDSALLAHWACMTTKPKKKQKVSY
- a CDS encoding phage Gp19/Gp15/Gp42 family protein, coding for MDIFATKDDLELMWRSLKFDEEERAEALLKVVSDSLRVEAEKVGKDLDKMAEERPSYATVLKSVTVDIVARTLMTSTDQEPMTQVAESAMGYSWSGSYLVPGGGLFIKDSELKRLGLKKQRYGVIDIYGTS
- a CDS encoding DUF5361 domain-containing protein gives rise to the protein MIQTDEEALICDLAETYHIVDYQALPASKVAILAGGLRDDSRIKMILSHQEIAFDTLVLAGILDRLSLLYWAQTKDGQKGANPPVSIVNKLLHKEVERQELVFSSGEDFEKAKRALLEKIGGESRWQLN
- a CDS encoding polymorphic toxin type 50 domain-containing protein; protein product: MNEDIVPNLLASIQADFEKAYGKSEVVAAAFEALKAKQATYKTVNDLAIEVGEILSEALGASLSADKLPDGKMYYNIAKRLLEETLGQNFELVSGYARDVQQLLNEKAGLGLKAQVPSLNQDKIDGLVNRLSTADDFESVKWLLGDPIVTFTQGIVDDAIQENVDFHAKVGLSPKIIRRHTGHCCDWCRNLAGVYNYPDVPKDVYRRHGNCRCTVDYKTGDGKRKNVWSKKWSKESADVLEQRKQINRDIRDNNRKEDIKEFKKIVEVLGAKNAPISVAKFQDLKYNDGEGYERLKDKVYIQKNFNDGTWLDKINPEKQARHIQSTAGDGKSYFFDSVDINALYDKYKMTGSIRELRNGTKSSDEKVDLIETGLVGIDFFTGKPVNAMTIKYSKTGVHLIPTYYERRD
- a CDS encoding phage tail protein; amino-acid sequence: MATELGKAYVQIVPSAKGISGAIQNVMGPEAESAGKSAGLSFGSTLVKAVGGIVAAAGIGKLFSASLMEGADLQQSIGGVETLFKTSADTVKQYANEAYRTTGLSANAYMESVTGFSASLLQSLGGDTAKSAEVAHMAMVDMSDNANKMGTDMGLIQNAYQGFAKQNYTMLDNLKLGYGGTKSEMERLLADAEKLTGVKYDINNLSDVYSAIHAIQGKLDITGTTAKEASTTFSGSFESMKSAAQNVLGNLSLGADIEPSLVALAQTTSTFLFSNFFPMVGNILKGLPQAFAVVFETAGPILLSGGQQMLEQLGIGFDSGMAGFGSKVMTTIQPVIQGFQTAFGQLPGLFQTIASSVAPVIETIANGFTQLDFSGIQDLISAIIPALEAGFSRFMSIAGPAIDSVVQSFVGLWNAAQPLISILADALMPAFEILGSFLGGVFQGIMIGISGLFDGLKIAIDFLTPVIAFLVDGLKQFEPVFSMIAQWVGVAIGLFTNLGSIGEGMGNILKNAWSNIQSAVQTAGNLISTAIEYIKLAFSGAGNAVGVLKNIFSLAWMAIQDVVNVAKGIIEGAISTVKAAFSSFGGIVSSVGGSVTGIVNNIISTIKGLANIDISGAGAAIMNGFLGGLKSAWGAVTDFVGGIAGWIAEHKGPISYDKRLLIPAGKAIMGGLNQGLVANFREVQSTVSGMAGALVDSFGDDGLEASLTSDVRQSLTNDNLLKNSMGVSTQSGLLDRLASVETLLQGILDKDLSVYLDGEKIGQSTYRTHGQIMAREGM